The segment CGAGGAGCTTAAGCTCGGCCTCCTCCTTCACGGCCAGATCATCCCGTCCCCCCTTTATATACTGCTCGATGGCCTCTTTTCTGAGCTTACAGGACGCGATCACTGCCTGGATGATTTCCGCGTCGTCTAACT is part of the Candidatus Methylomirabilota bacterium genome and harbors:
- a CDS encoding GatB/YqeY domain-containing protein, with amino-acid sequence MSVLKTRLADDLKVALKSGDRLRTSVLRLLHALIKNREIEKRGELDDAEIIQAVIASCKLRKEAIEQYIKGGRDDLAVKEEAELKLL